From a region of the Castanea sativa cultivar Marrone di Chiusa Pesio chromosome 10, ASM4071231v1 genome:
- the LOC142613693 gene encoding acetyl-CoA carboxylase 1-like isoform X2, whose translation MEWLSSASCLELVPEELYREACVSTTEEAIASCQVVGYPAMIKASWGGGGKGIRKVHNDDEVRALFKQVQGEVPGSPIFIMKLASQSRHLEVQLLCDQYGNVAALHSRDCSVQRRHQKIIEEGPITVAPLQTVKKLEQAARRLAKCVNYVGAATVEYLYSMDSGEYYFLELNPRLQVEHPVTEWIAEVNLPAAQVAVGMGIPLWQIPEIRRFYGKEYGGGYDAWRKTSALATPFDFDKAESTRPKGHCVAVRVTSEDPDDGFKPTSGKVQELSFKSKPNVWAYFSVKSGGGIHEFSDSQFGHVFAFGESRALAIANMVLGLKEIQIRGEIRTNVDYTIDLLHASDYRENKIHTGWLDSRIAMRVRAERPPWYLSVVGGSLFKASSSSAAVVSDYIGYLEKGQIPPKHISLVHSQVSLNIEGSKYTIDKVRGGPGSYRLRMNDSEIEAEIHTLRDGGLLMQLDGNSHVIYAEEEAAGTRLLIDGRTCLLQNDHDPSKLIAETPCKLLRYLVADGSHIDADTPYAEVEVMKMCMPLLSPASGLVHFKMSEGQAMQAGELIARLDLDDPSAVRKAEPFHGSFPVLGPPTAISGKVHQRCAASLNAARMILAGYEHNIDEVVQSLLNCLDSPELPFLQWQECLAVLATRLPKDLKTELESKYKAFEGISSSQNVDFPAKLLRAVLEAHLSSCPDKEKGTQERLVEPLMSLVKSYEGGRESHARVIVQSLFEEYLSVEELFSDNIQADVIERLRLQYKKDLLKVVDIVISHQGVRSKNKLILQLMEQLVYPNPAAYRDILIRFSALNHTNYSELALKASQLLEQTKLSELRSSIARSLSELEMFTEDGENMDTPKRKSAINERMEDLVSAPLAVEDALVGLFDHSDHTLQRRVVETYVRRLYQPYLVKGSVRMQWHRSGLIASWEFLEEHIARKNGTEDLMSEQPLVEKHSERKWGAMVITKSLQFLPSIINAALKETTHNLNEAAPNGSVEPASFGNMMHIALAGINNQMSLLQDSGDEDQAQERINKLAKILKEKEVGSSLRTAGVGVISCIIQRDEGRAPMRHSFHWSAEKLYYEEEPLLRHLEPPLSIYLELDKLKGYENIQYTPSRDRQWHLYSVVDKPLPIQRMFLRTFVRQSTSNEGLTSYQRLDTQTTLSQWAMSFTSRSILRSLMAAMEELELNAHNATLKSDHAHMYLYIVREQQISDLVPYPKGVDIDAEQEESAVEVILKELAHEIHASVGVRMHRLGVCQWEVKLWMASPGPANGAWRVVVTNVTGHTCTVHIYRELEDTSTHREVYHSVSDLGPLHGVAVNAQYQPLGTLDRKRLSARKSSTTYCYDFPLAFETALEQSWASQFPGSKKAKDKLLRVTELKFADKRGAWGTPLVPVERLPALNDVGMVAWTMEMSTPEFPAGRTILVVANDVTFKAGSFGPREDAFFLAVTDLACTKKLPLIYLAANSGARIGVADEVKTCFKVGWSDESSPERGFQYVYLTPKDYARIGSSVIAHEIKLASGEIRWVVDTIVGKEDGLGVENLTGSGAIAGAYSRAYKETFTLTYVTGRTVGIGAYLARLGMRCIQRLDQPIILTGFSALNKLLGREVYSSHMQLGGPKIMATNGVVHLTVSDDLEGISAILKWLSYIPPHVGGALPILSPSDPPERSVEYLPENSCDPRAAISGALDGSGKWMGGIFDKDSFVETLEGWARTVVTGRAKLGGIPVGIVAVETQTVMQVIPADPGQLDSHERVVPQAGQVWFPDSASKTAQALLDFNREELPLFILANWRGFSGGQRDLFEGILQAGSTIVENLRTYKQPVFVYIPMMGELRGGAWVVVDSRINSDHIEMYADRTAKGNVLEPEGMIEIKFRTKELLECMGRLDQQLINLKAKLQEARISTEAHGMVESLQQQIQTREKQLLPVYTQIATKFAELHDTSLRMAAKQVIREVVDWANSRSFFYRRLRRRIAEESLVKTVTNAAGDQLSHKSSLDLVKNWFLDSTIAKGREDAWEDDAAFFRWKDDTGNYEDKLKQLRVQKVLLQLTNIGDSISDLQALPQGLAALLSKVEPTSRAHLIEELRKVLG comes from the exons ATGGAGTGGCTCTCAT CAGCAAGTTGCTTGGAATTAGTTCCAGAAGAATTATATAGGGAAGCATGTGTCTCTACCACAGAGGAAGCAATTGCGAGTTGTCAGGTTGTAGGTTACCCTGCAATGATCAAGGCATCTTGGGGCGGCGGCGGCAAAGGCATAAGAAAG GTTCATAATGATGATGAAGTTAGGGCACTATTCAAGCAAGTTCAGGGTGAAGTTCCAGGCTCGCCAATATTCATAATGAAGCTTGCTTCCCAG AGCCGGCATTTAGAAGTACAGTTACTATGTGATCAGTATGGAAATGTTGCGGCTTTGCATAGCCGTGATTGCAGTGTTCAAAGGAGGCATCAGAAG ATTATTGAGGAGGGTCCAATTACTGTAGCACCTCTACAAACAGTAAAAAAGCTTGAGCAGGCTGCTAGAAGGTTAGCTAAATGTGTAAACTATGTTGGAGCAGCTACTGTTGAGTATCTCTACAGTATGGACTCTGGCGAGTACTATTTCTTAGAGCTCAACCCTCGCTTGCAG GTGGAGCACCCTGTGACTGAGTGGATTGCTGAAGTCAATCTACCAGCAGCCCAAGTTGCAGTTGGAATGGGCATCCCTCTCTGGCAGATTCCTG AGATAAGGAGATTTTATGGAAAGGAATATGGTGGAGGATATGATGCTTGGAGGAAAACGTCAGCTCTTGCCACCCCATTTGATTTTGACAAGGCAGAGTCTACAAGGCCAAAAGGTCATTGCGTAGCTGTGCGTGTGACAAGTGAGGACCCGGATGATGGTTTTAAGCCTACAAGTGGGAAAGTACAG GAGCTGAGTTTTAAAAGCAAACCAAATGTGTGGGCATACTTCTCTGTTAAG TCTGGAGGAGGAATTCATGAATTCTCAGATTCTCAGTTTG GACATGTTTTTGCATTTGGGGAGTCCAGAGCTCTAGCTATTGCAAACATGGTGCTTGGTCTGAAGGAGATTCAAATTCGGGGAGAGATTCGAACCAATGTTGATTATACAATTGATCTTTTGCAT GCTTCAGATTACAGAGAAAATAAAATCCACACCGGCTGGTTGGACAGTAGAATTGCTATGCGAGTTAGAGCAGAAAGGCCTCCTTGGTATCTGTCTGTTGTTGGAGGATCTCTGTTT AAAGCATCTTCAAGCAGTGCAGCTGTGGTTTCAGATTACATTGGTTATCTTGAGAAGGGGCAAATCCCACCCAAG CATATATCGCTTGTCCACTCTCAAGTGTCCTTGAACATTGAAGGAAGCAAATATACG ATTGACAAGGTTAGGGGGGGACCAGGAAGCTATAGATTGAGGATGAATGATTCGGAGATTGAAGCAGAGATTCATACTTTACGTGATGGAGGTTTATTGATGCAg TTGGATGGAAACAGTCATGTTATATATGCAGAGGAAGAAGCAGCTGGAACTCGCCTTCTCATTGATGGAAGGACTTGCTTGCTTCAG AATGATCATGATCCATCTAAGTTAATAGCAGAAACACCATGCAAACTGCTGAGGTATCTGGTTGCAGATGGTAGTCATATTGATGCTGACACACCTTATGCAGAGGTTGAGGTTATGAAGATGTGTATGCCTCTTCTTTCACCCGCTTCTGGACTTGTCCACTTCAAAATGTCAGAAGGCCAAGCTATGCAG GCTGGTGAACTTATAGCTAGGCTTGATCTAGATGATCCTTCAGCTGTAAGAAAAGCAGAGCCTTTCCATGGGAGCTTCCCAGTCCTGGGGCCTCCAACTGCAATTTCTGGTAAAGTTCATCAGAGATGCGCCGCAAGTTTAAATGCAGCCCGGATGATTCTTGCAGGTTATGAGCACAACATAGATGAA GTTGTGCAAAGCTTGCTCAATTGCCTCGATAGTCCTGAACTCCCTTTCCTTCAATGGCAAGAATGCTTGGCTGTTCTGGCGACCCGCCTCCCAAAAGATCTCAAGACTGAG TTGGAATCAAAATATAAGGCATTCGAGGGGATTTCAAGCTCCCAGAATGTTGATTTCCCTGCCAAATTATTACGAGCTGTTTTGGAA GCCCATCTATCTTCCTGTCCTGATAAAGAAAAGGGAACCCAAGAAAGGCTTGTTGAACCTTTGATGAGTCTCGTGAAGTCTTACGAGGGTGGAAGAGAGAGTCATGCCCGTGTTATTGTTCAGTCGCTTTTTGAAGAGTATTTGTCAGTCGAAGAATTGTTCAGTGACAATATCCAG GCTGATGTAATTGAACGTCTTCGACTTCAATATAAGAAAGATCTTTTGAAGGTTGTGGACATCGTGATTTCTCATCAG GGTGTCAggagtaaaaataagctgataCTACAACTAATGGAACAACTTGTTTACCCTAATCCTGCTGCATACAGGGATATACTAATCCGGTTCTCTGCACTAAACCATACAAATTATTCTGAG TTGGCACTAAAGGCAAGTCAACTGCTGGAACAAACCAAACTGAGTGAACTTCGTTCCAGCATAGCTAGAAGTCTTTCTGAATTAGAGATGTTTACCGAGGATGGTGAAAATATGGATACTCCCAAAAGGAAAAGTGCCATTAATGAAAGAATGGAGGATCTTGTGAGTGCTCCTTTGGCAGTTGAAGATGCCCTTGTAGGTCTATTTGATCACAGTGATCACACCCTTCAAAGGCGGGTTGTGGAGACTTATGTTCGTAGGCTATACCAG CCCTATCTTGTAAAGGGGAGTGTAAGGATGCAGTGGCACAGATCTGGTCTTATTGCTTCATGGGAGTTTTTAGAGGAGCACATTGCGAGAAAGAATGGGACTGAAGATCTAATGTCTGAGCAACCACTGGTTGAGAAACACAGTGAGCGAAAATGGGGGGCCATGGTTATTACCAAATCACTCCAATTTCTTCCATCAATTATTAATGCTGCACTGAAGGAAACAACCCATAACCTTAATGAAGCAGCTCCAAATGGATCAGTAGAACCTGCTAGCTTTGGTAATATGATGCATATTGCATTGGCGGGCATCAACAATCAGATGAGTTTACTTCAGGATAG TGGTGATGAAGATCAGGCTCAAGAGAGAATTAACAAGTTAGCCAAAATACTTAAAGAGAAAGAAGTAGGCTCTAGCCTACGAACTGCAGGTGTTGGGGTAATAAGCTGTATCATACAGAGGGATGAAGGGCGAGCCCCTATGAGGCACTCCTTCCACTGGTCAGCAGAAAAGTTATATTATGAGGAAGAGCCTCTATTGCGTCACCTGGAGCCACCTCTATCCATTTACCTTGAATTG GACAAGCTTAAAGGCTATGAAAATATACAGTATACCCCATCCCGGGACCGTCAATGGCATTTGTACTCTGTTGTGGACAAGCCATTACCAATCCAAAGAATGTTCCTCAGAACATTTGTAAGACAGTCTACATCAAATGAAGGGCTTACATCATATCAACGGTTGGACACACAAACAACACTTAGCCAATGGGCTATGTCTTTTACTTCAAGGAGTATTTTGAGGTCCTTAATGGCTGCAATGGAGGAGTTAGAGCTTAATGCACACAATGCTACTCTCAAATCTGACCATGCCCATATGTACCTTTATATTGTACGCGAGCAGCAAATAAGTGATCTTGTGCCTTACCCCAA GGGAGTTGACATAGATGCTGAGCAAGAAGAAAGTGCTGTGGAGGTGATCTTGAAGGAGCTGGCACATGAAATTCATGCATCTGTAGGTGTAAGAATGCATAGGTTAGGAGTTTGTCAGTGGGAAGTGAAGCTTTGGATGGCATCTCCTGGACCGGCAAATGGTGCTTGGAGGGTTGTGGTGACAAATGTGACTGGTCACACCTGCACAGTACAT ATATATCGAGAACTAGAGGATACCAGCACACACAGAGAGGTCTACCATTCAGTCTCTGATTTGGGTCCTCTGCATGGTGTAGCAGTGAATGCACAGTATCAGCCTTTGGGAACTCTTGATCGAAAACGTCTTTCGGCCAGGAAAAGCAGCACCACTTACTGCTATGATTTTCCACTG GCATTTGAGACGGCCTTGGAGCAGTCATGGGCATCCCAATTTCCAGGTTCTAAGAAAGCCAAGGATAAACTTCTCAGAGTCACAGAACTCAAATTTGCTGACAAAAGAGGTGCCTGGGGTACTCCTCTTGTTCCTGTGGAGCGTCTACCTGCCCTCAATGATGTTGGCATGGTAGCCTGGACCATGGAAATGTCTACCCCTGAGTTCCCTGCTGGAAGGACAATACTGGTTGTAGCAAATGATGTGACGTTCAAAGCTGGTTCTTTTGGCCCAAGAGAGGATGCATTCTTCCTTGCAGTAACTGATCTTGCTTGCACTAAGAAACTACCGTTAATTTATTTAGCAGCAAACTCTGGCGCCCGTATTGGGGTAGCTGATGAAGTCAAAACCTGCTTTAAAGTTGGTTGGTCTGATGAATCAAGCCCTGAGCGTGGTTTCCAGTATGTATATTTAACCCCCAAGGATTATGCTCGGATTGGATCATCTGTAATAGCACATGAAATAAAGCTGGCCAGTGGGGAAATCAGATGGGTTGTAGATACCATTGTGGGGAAGGAGGATGGCTTGGGGGTTGAGAACTTAACTGGAAGTGGGGCCATTGCTGGTGCATATTCAAGGGCATACAAGGAAACATTTACCTTAACATATGTGACGGGCAGAACTGTTGGAATTGGTGCTTATCTAGCTCGGCTTGGGATGCGGTGCATACAGAGGCTTGATCAGCCCATAATTCTAACTGGTTTCTCTGCACTAAACAAGCTTCTGGGCCGGGAAGTATACAGCTCGCACATGCAACTCGGTGGACCCAAAATTATGGCAACTAATGGGGTAGTTCATCTAACAGTTTCAGATGATCTTGAAGGTATATCAGCTATCTTGAAGTGGCTAAGCTATATTCCTCCCCACGTGGGTGGTGCACTTCCCATTCTAAGTCCATCAGATCCTCCAGAAAGGTCTGTTGAGTACCTCCCTGAAAACTCTTGTGATCCACGTGCTGCTATTTCTGGTGCTTTGGATGGTAGTGGAAAGTGGATGGGAGGTATCTTTGACAAGGACAGCTTTGTTGAGACTTTAGAAGGCTGGGCAAGAACTGTAGTTACAGGAAGGGCTAAGCTTGGGGGGATCCCTGTAGGGATAGTTGCTGTTGAGACACAGACAGTCATGCAAGTTATACCTGCTGACCCAGGCCAGCTTGATTCACATGAGAGGGTTGTCCCTCAGGCTGGACAGGTATGGTTTCCTGATTCTGCAAGTAAGACAGCCCAAGCATTGTTGGATTTCAACAGAGAAGAGCTCCCGCTTTTTATTCTTGCCAACTGGAGAGGCTTTTCAGGTGGGCAGAGGGATCTTTTTGAAGGAATCCTTCAGGCTGGATCAACCATTGTTGAGAATCTTAGAACATACAAGCAGCCCGTTTTTGTATACATTCCAATGATGGGTGAGCTTCGTGGTGGGGCATGGGTGGTTGTAGACAGTCGGATCAATTCAGACCACATTGAAATGTATGCTGATCGAACAGCTAAAGGTAATGTCCTTGAGCCAGAAGGAATGATTGAGATAAAATTTAGAACAAAGGAGCTGCTGGAGTGCATGGGTAGGCTTGATCAACAACTGATTAATCTGAAGGCAAAACTTCAGGAAGCCAGGATCAGCACTGAGGCCCATGGGATGGTTGAATCTCTGCAGCAACAGATACAAACCCGTGAGAAGCAGCTTTTGCCTGTGTACACCCAGATAGCCACCAAATTTGCTGAACTACATGATACTTCACTGAGGATGGCTGCAAAACAGGTAATTAGAGAAGTTGTGGACTGGGCAAACTCTCGTTCTTTCTTCTACAGGAGATTGCGTAGGAGAATTGCTGAAGAGTCACTGGTCAAGACTGTAACTAATGCTGCTGGTGACCAACTGTCTCATAAATCCTCATTGGACTTGGTCAAGAACTGGTTTTTGGACTCTACTATTGCAAAAGGCAGAGAAGATGCTTGGGAAGATGATGCAGCTTTCTTTAGATGGAAGGATGATACAGGCAATTATGAGGATAAACTTAAGCAGTTACGGGTCCAAAAGGTGTTGCTTCAATTAACAAATATTGGTGACTCAATTTCAGATTTGCAAGCCCTACCTCAAGGACTTGCTGCCCTTCTAAGCAAG GTGGAGCCAACAAGTCGTGCACATTTGATCGAAGAACTTCGCAAGGTGCttggttaa